The Sedimentisphaera salicampi genome includes a region encoding these proteins:
- a CDS encoding metal ABC transporter substrate-binding protein translates to MTISAHSKIRLTAVLLAAAAILSALLSGCGSKEQQKEKRAAKYASANSYLSSALSHITGEPEGIVNLVPPGMCPGHFDISPSQVKELFNCRILFLFDFQGNIEDSVQRISQRGLKLKKLKAQGGMCLPKTYENIISQLCRLLAEDSPETAEMYKLRKTKISEQIEKFSADTLNSFKEAGLQGKRVICSEHQEAFCKWLGLDVIASFSGRDTVTPAQINECLKSAEGRQIDFVIANRQEGTKLAEAIAERVGARTAVFSNFPSPDAGGLSYFAMVENNIRSITEAGK, encoded by the coding sequence ATGACCATATCGGCACATTCAAAGATTAGGTTAACTGCCGTATTGCTTGCTGCGGCGGCGATACTTTCCGCTCTGCTTTCCGGCTGCGGCAGCAAAGAGCAGCAGAAGGAAAAGCGCGCAGCAAAATACGCCTCAGCGAATTCATATCTATCTTCGGCTCTCTCGCATATTACTGGAGAACCTGAGGGAATAGTTAATCTCGTCCCGCCGGGTATGTGTCCCGGGCATTTCGATATCTCACCTTCGCAGGTGAAAGAGCTTTTCAACTGCAGAATCCTTTTCCTCTTTGATTTTCAGGGGAATATAGAGGATTCTGTTCAAAGGATTTCCCAAAGAGGGCTCAAGCTCAAGAAACTTAAAGCTCAGGGCGGTATGTGCCTGCCGAAGACTTACGAAAACATAATATCCCAGCTCTGCAGGCTGCTTGCAGAAGACAGCCCGGAAACAGCAGAAATGTATAAACTGCGGAAAACAAAGATTTCAGAGCAAATCGAGAAGTTCTCCGCTGATACACTTAACAGCTTCAAAGAGGCAGGGCTTCAAGGCAAAAGGGTAATATGCTCTGAGCATCAGGAAGCCTTCTGCAAATGGCTCGGGCTGGATGTTATCGCATCATTTTCAGGCCGCGATACAGTAACTCCGGCTCAGATTAACGAATGTCTCAAATCAGCAGAAGGCAGGCAGATCGATTTTGTAATTGCAAACAGACAGGAAGGCACAAAGCTTGCCGAGGCAATAGCAGAGAGAGTGGGGGCAAGAACGGCAGTTTTCAGCAATTTCCCCTCGCCTGATGCAGGCGGGCTCTCATACTTTGCAATGGTTGAGAATAATATTCGCTCTATTACGGAGGCCGGGAAGTAG
- the nikR gene encoding nickel-responsive transcriptional regulator NikR: MDIERIGVSIEESLLNEFDSLIKASGAKNRSEAVRDLIRQKLAEEKLTKPDKRAVGCITLIYDHHKSALAQKLTDLQHHHIMEVIASTHVHLSHSSCMEVIITKGEAENIKLLSEQLAAQKGVKLSKFTLMPEEDAV; encoded by the coding sequence ATGGATATTGAGAGGATAGGCGTTTCTATAGAAGAGTCGCTTTTGAATGAGTTTGACAGCTTAATAAAGGCTTCCGGAGCGAAGAACAGGTCTGAAGCGGTACGGGATTTAATAAGGCAGAAACTCGCAGAAGAAAAGCTCACCAAGCCCGATAAAAGAGCTGTTGGCTGCATAACCCTGATCTACGACCACCACAAATCAGCCCTCGCCCAGAAACTTACCGACCTCCAGCACCATCACATAATGGAAGTGATCGCTTCTACACACGTGCACCTGAGCCATTCAAGCTGTATGGAAGTGATTATAACAAAGGGGGAAGCGGAAAACATCAAGCTGCTTTCAGAACAGCTCGCCGCTCAGAAGGGCGTTAAGCTCAGTAAATTCACTTTGATGCCTGAAGAAGATGCAGTTTAG
- the priA gene encoding replication restart helicase PriA encodes MSENNTLFDFSEQSRQEALAAEVVFDHNLDRSFSYIVPEELGAIQPGQRVSAPFGKGNKKLTGFCISTEKTSNTKGLKRLSKIIDSSPLLAHPLIELAQWLSLYYVCPLGQVLSAMLPAGVKKGLGFVQKRFIKLNCDNIHEAEEIQKKLKEGSKQKRLVTILTINNAFISGGGIESSELIKEAETTSQTLKKLLDAGAAVCERKAVLKGSHELAAVEEPDITLNSSQEESIGQINQKIDQSAFGVFVLHGVTGSGKTEVYIRALAKAAEKGKKGIILLPEIALTSQTILRFKKRFKRLAVLHSGLTEAQRASQWHKIKLGKADVVIGARSAVFAPCDKLGVIIVDEEHESSYKQDTAPRYNARDTAIKRAQIENAACILGSATPSFESYFNCKAKKHFKLLKLPERVEKRPMPQMQEVDMSGRRAFMSEFMIGEKLKEDIENSLSSGEQAILLLNRRGYSNFIYCPECAHTIHCRNCDASLKFHLSDMLNENSSEKLYNTSGLALCHYCGSRTLVPKNCPVCGRQLTMRGSGSQKLEMELNEKFPKAKIARIDTDSMKGKDYRELIEAFSKHEYDILAGTQMLAKGLHFPNVTLVGIVNADTSANSSDFRSAEKTFQLISQVAGRTGRGSKPGKVIIQTTAPDSPAVKFAKMHDYEGFYKNQTPMRDMLGLPPFRKQALVQIRNEKKTRAEEDAAKACETLSSLIKTAQLDIRLKGPFEPPIGRIGREFRVNILLNAANPAVMMSFLSKARFSELSRLSSKLFFDIDPLF; translated from the coding sequence ATGTCCGAGAACAACACACTTTTTGATTTCTCAGAGCAGAGCCGGCAAGAAGCGCTTGCCGCTGAGGTAGTGTTTGATCACAATCTCGACCGCTCCTTCAGCTATATCGTTCCTGAGGAGCTTGGGGCAATTCAGCCCGGTCAGCGAGTAAGTGCCCCCTTCGGAAAAGGCAATAAAAAACTCACAGGCTTCTGCATCAGCACAGAAAAAACTTCAAACACGAAGGGGCTAAAAAGGCTCAGCAAAATAATCGACAGCTCCCCCCTGCTTGCTCACCCGCTTATAGAACTCGCACAGTGGCTTAGCTTATACTACGTGTGCCCTTTGGGGCAGGTGCTCTCAGCAATGCTGCCGGCAGGTGTTAAGAAGGGGCTGGGCTTCGTTCAAAAACGCTTTATAAAGCTAAACTGCGATAATATTCACGAAGCCGAAGAAATCCAAAAAAAACTGAAAGAAGGGTCTAAGCAGAAACGTTTAGTAACGATTTTGACAATTAACAACGCCTTTATTTCCGGCGGCGGAATAGAAAGTTCAGAGCTGATAAAGGAGGCAGAAACAACCTCGCAAACTCTGAAAAAGCTCTTAGATGCAGGGGCAGCGGTATGCGAGAGGAAGGCAGTTTTGAAAGGCTCTCACGAGCTGGCTGCTGTGGAAGAGCCGGATATCACGCTCAACAGCTCGCAGGAAGAATCGATCGGTCAGATCAATCAAAAGATTGATCAATCTGCCTTCGGAGTGTTTGTGCTTCACGGAGTAACAGGCAGCGGGAAAACTGAGGTTTACATCAGGGCTCTTGCAAAAGCAGCGGAAAAGGGCAAGAAGGGAATTATCCTCCTGCCTGAAATCGCCCTAACAAGCCAGACTATTCTGAGATTCAAGAAGAGGTTCAAGCGGCTCGCTGTCCTGCATTCAGGGCTCACCGAGGCTCAGAGGGCAAGTCAGTGGCACAAGATAAAGCTTGGCAAAGCGGATGTTGTTATCGGGGCGAGGTCTGCTGTTTTTGCGCCCTGTGATAAGCTCGGAGTGATTATAGTTGACGAGGAGCACGAATCTTCGTACAAGCAGGACACCGCCCCGCGGTACAATGCACGTGATACTGCGATAAAGCGGGCACAGATAGAAAATGCAGCCTGCATACTCGGCTCTGCTACGCCCTCGTTTGAATCGTACTTCAACTGCAAAGCCAAAAAGCATTTCAAACTTCTCAAACTCCCGGAGAGGGTTGAGAAAAGGCCTATGCCGCAGATGCAGGAAGTTGATATGTCCGGCAGGCGAGCTTTTATGTCTGAGTTTATGATTGGCGAGAAGCTCAAAGAGGATATTGAAAATTCCCTGTCCTCGGGCGAGCAGGCAATTCTGCTCTTAAACCGCAGGGGATACAGCAATTTCATATACTGCCCTGAATGCGCACACACAATCCACTGCAGAAACTGCGATGCAAGCCTGAAATTTCACCTGTCAGATATGCTCAATGAGAACAGCTCTGAAAAACTCTACAACACCAGCGGTCTTGCATTATGTCATTACTGCGGCAGCAGAACACTCGTACCGAAGAACTGCCCTGTTTGCGGCAGGCAGCTGACAATGCGCGGCTCGGGCTCGCAAAAGCTTGAGATGGAGCTGAATGAAAAATTCCCAAAAGCCAAAATTGCAAGAATAGATACCGATTCTATGAAAGGCAAAGACTACAGAGAACTTATTGAGGCATTTTCCAAACACGAGTACGACATCCTCGCAGGCACACAGATGTTAGCCAAGGGGCTGCACTTTCCAAACGTTACGCTTGTGGGTATTGTAAACGCAGACACTTCGGCAAACTCATCGGATTTCCGCTCCGCCGAGAAAACCTTCCAGCTTATAAGTCAGGTAGCAGGCAGAACAGGAAGAGGCAGCAAGCCCGGGAAGGTAATCATCCAAACCACTGCACCGGACAGCCCGGCAGTGAAATTCGCAAAAATGCACGATTACGAAGGCTTTTACAAAAATCAGACCCCTATGAGGGATATGCTCGGTCTGCCTCCTTTCAGAAAACAGGCCCTCGTGCAGATTCGAAACGAAAAAAAGACAAGAGCGGAGGAAGATGCCGCAAAGGCCTGCGAGACGCTCAGCTCGCTTATCAAAACTGCTCAGCTCGACATAAGGCTCAAAGGCCCTTTCGAGCCCCCAATAGGCAGAATCGGCCGAGAATTCAGGGTAAACATACTGCTTAACGCAGCAAACCCCGCTGTTATGATGAGCTTTTTGAGCAAAGCCAGATTTTCAGAGCTCAGCAGGCTTAGCTCTAAACTTTTTTTCGACATAGACCCGCTTTTCTGA
- a CDS encoding YifB family Mg chelatase-like AAA ATPase, whose amino-acid sequence MLARLNSLTLSGIEGHICEVEVHISGDDTRLLIVGLPDAAIKESCERVRSALINSGFKYPFEQITVNLAPADLKKEGPAFDLSIGVGILSASGAVQLEGLKNEIMVGELALDGRVRPVNGVLSMAMSAKAAGFERMIVPIENAPEAAVVQGIDIFGVGSLTEAVGFLSGNLPIEPTYTDIDKLFEIKRKYDIDFEDVKGQETVKRALTIAAAGGHNVMMMGPPGSGKTMLSKRVASILPELSLEESLETTRIYSSVGLLEREQALIATRPFRSPHHSASAPALIGGSAHPRPGELSLAHHGILFLDEFPEFSRNVLETIRQPLEDSQVTIARAQATVTFPADFMLIASANPCPCGYYGSTQKECRCTPAQIEKYLSKLSGPLLDRIDIQIEVPAVDYRALRNKAKGQSSASMRGQVNQARNVQRNRFKGDSRRVNAGMSHREIEVFCELEPKSELMLKSAMNDLSLSARAHDKICKLARTIADLAGSEAIRPEHIGEAVSYRRLDKMF is encoded by the coding sequence ATGCTTGCCAGACTGAACAGCCTTACACTATCGGGGATTGAAGGGCATATCTGCGAGGTGGAGGTGCACATAAGCGGAGATGATACACGCCTTCTTATTGTAGGGCTTCCGGATGCAGCTATCAAGGAGAGCTGTGAGAGGGTTAGAAGCGCTTTAATCAACAGCGGTTTCAAGTATCCTTTCGAGCAGATTACAGTTAATCTTGCTCCGGCAGACCTCAAGAAGGAAGGCCCTGCATTTGATCTTTCAATTGGAGTTGGGATTCTCAGCGCAAGCGGGGCTGTGCAGCTTGAAGGGCTGAAAAATGAGATAATGGTAGGCGAACTGGCCCTCGACGGGAGAGTCCGGCCGGTAAACGGCGTTTTGAGCATGGCAATGAGCGCAAAGGCCGCCGGCTTTGAGAGGATGATAGTGCCGATAGAGAATGCCCCTGAAGCAGCGGTAGTGCAGGGGATAGATATCTTCGGCGTAGGCTCGCTGACAGAGGCAGTGGGTTTTCTTTCGGGGAATCTGCCAATAGAGCCCACCTATACAGATATCGACAAGCTCTTTGAGATAAAACGCAAATACGATATAGATTTCGAAGATGTGAAGGGGCAGGAAACGGTTAAGCGTGCCCTTACAATAGCCGCTGCAGGCGGGCATAATGTTATGATGATGGGGCCTCCGGGTTCTGGGAAAACTATGCTGAGCAAACGCGTTGCGAGCATCCTCCCGGAGCTTTCGCTGGAGGAATCGCTCGAAACCACGAGGATATATTCCTCTGTCGGGCTTCTCGAGAGGGAGCAGGCCCTGATTGCAACGAGGCCTTTCCGCAGTCCGCACCATTCTGCAAGCGCACCTGCCCTTATCGGCGGGTCTGCCCATCCAAGGCCGGGCGAGCTGAGCCTCGCTCATCACGGAATCCTGTTTCTCGATGAGTTTCCAGAATTCTCTCGAAATGTGCTTGAAACGATTCGCCAGCCTCTGGAGGACAGTCAGGTTACGATAGCCCGAGCGCAGGCCACGGTTACATTTCCTGCAGATTTTATGCTTATAGCCTCTGCCAATCCGTGCCCCTGCGGCTACTACGGCTCCACGCAGAAGGAATGCCGCTGCACACCCGCCCAGATTGAGAAGTATCTCTCCAAGCTCTCCGGGCCTCTTCTGGACAGGATCGATATACAGATTGAAGTGCCGGCGGTGGATTATCGAGCCCTGCGTAATAAAGCCAAGGGGCAGAGCTCCGCAAGTATGAGAGGTCAGGTTAATCAGGCGAGGAACGTGCAGAGAAATCGCTTCAAGGGTGATTCCAGGCGGGTTAATGCAGGGATGTCTCACAGGGAGATTGAAGTTTTCTGCGAGCTTGAGCCGAAATCCGAACTTATGCTCAAAAGCGCTATGAACGATCTCTCGCTAAGCGCAAGGGCTCACGATAAGATCTGCAAGCTTGCCAGAACTATCGCAGACCTTGCCGGAAGCGAGGCGATAAGGCCCGAACATATCGGGGAGGCGGTGAGCTACAGAAGGCTCGATAAGATGTTCTGA
- a CDS encoding cupin domain-containing protein has translation MASNTKVTDLLQDGKYQPILEGVPQTYGMRSGRVRLEGGESCGEHSTKAHEETLVFLEGCGHALIGEDKKPYEVGEGKVCYIPPHTLHDIKNTGEKPLVYIFCVAPVEQG, from the coding sequence ATGGCTTCTAATACTAAGGTTACCGATCTCCTTCAAGACGGAAAATATCAGCCGATTCTCGAAGGCGTTCCACAAACATACGGCATGCGCTCGGGCAGGGTTCGCCTGGAGGGGGGAGAAAGCTGCGGGGAGCACTCCACTAAAGCCCATGAAGAAACGCTCGTTTTCCTTGAAGGCTGTGGGCATGCCCTTATCGGCGAGGATAAAAAGCCTTATGAAGTGGGAGAAGGGAAAGTTTGTTATATACCGCCTCATACGCTTCACGATATAAAAAACACCGGCGAAAAACCGCTTGTTTATATATTCTGCGTTGCCCCTGTTGAGCAGGGATGA
- a CDS encoding ATP-dependent DNA helicase, translating to MKVPFETEPDLNLESFFSESGSIARLLPGYEQRPGQKEMALKIEQCFEQGRHTVVEAGTGTGKSLAYIVPAVKYAVKNGVKVVISTYTINLQEQLINQDIPFTARAVDFEFKAGIAKGRNNYICKRRLQFALENKKTLFDAPPGELAELKEWAENTKDGSLSTIPFNPSPSVWDAVKSEHGNCRGRKCPHRKDCFYSNARKELDQCELIVLNHSLLLSDLMLRSRGANILPAYEAAVIDEAHNLQKAAEDHFGINISNNAVDFTLRGLYDSKKRKGLLAKFEDEQLKTKLNNARKACDVFFKQVESYYEHTCRENNGKCGREDLTDNLSGELKELRLSLSNLRAGFSEEEKKSDSAEELRRAVERLSGFESDVSSFVQQPKASEDENRHVYWIEKGGKKQFPRYNLRSAPINAGKDLKECLFDKFESVALTSATLSCSSGKKGFSFFAGNVGLEEYDSLMLGSFFDYKKNVKVVAEADLPEPSSPDFLSSAAQVLKGWIADAGGGTLILFTSYYMLKNFAEELEYWAFENGKEIFMQQKGISRTRLVERFKNSDSGILLGTESFWQGVDLPGDALKCVAIMRLPFAVPNHPLTQGKIEQIKANGENPFISFQLPSAIIRFKQGFGRLIRRKTDSGTVVILDSRVMKKFYGRKFLEVLPECSMFAKSQGELHPLNINKTNEH from the coding sequence TTGAAAGTTCCTTTTGAAACAGAGCCTGATCTAAACCTTGAATCCTTTTTCAGCGAAAGCGGAAGTATAGCCCGCCTGCTGCCCGGCTATGAGCAGCGTCCCGGGCAGAAGGAGATGGCTCTCAAGATTGAGCAGTGCTTCGAGCAGGGAAGGCATACGGTTGTTGAAGCGGGTACAGGCACGGGCAAGAGCCTCGCATATATCGTGCCGGCGGTGAAGTATGCGGTGAAAAACGGGGTGAAGGTGGTTATCAGTACATACACCATAAACCTCCAGGAACAGCTCATAAATCAGGACATACCGTTTACAGCAAGGGCAGTGGATTTTGAATTCAAGGCAGGCATTGCGAAGGGTAGAAACAACTATATCTGCAAGCGAAGGCTTCAGTTTGCCCTTGAAAACAAGAAAACACTTTTTGATGCCCCTCCCGGCGAGCTTGCAGAGCTGAAGGAGTGGGCAGAGAACACGAAAGACGGCTCGCTCAGCACAATCCCCTTTAATCCGTCCCCATCTGTTTGGGATGCGGTAAAAAGTGAACACGGCAACTGCCGAGGCAGGAAATGCCCGCACCGCAAAGACTGCTTCTACTCAAATGCAAGGAAAGAGCTGGATCAGTGCGAGCTGATTGTTTTGAATCATTCTCTGCTGCTCAGCGATCTTATGCTCAGAAGCAGAGGAGCAAATATTCTTCCTGCTTACGAGGCGGCAGTGATAGACGAGGCGCACAACCTTCAGAAAGCAGCGGAAGATCACTTCGGAATCAACATATCAAACAACGCCGTAGATTTCACTCTCCGCGGCCTGTATGACAGCAAGAAACGCAAAGGGCTTCTGGCGAAATTCGAGGATGAACAGCTCAAAACGAAACTCAATAATGCGAGAAAGGCCTGCGATGTTTTCTTTAAGCAGGTGGAATCTTACTACGAACATACCTGCCGGGAAAACAACGGCAAATGCGGCCGTGAAGATTTAACCGACAACCTCTCAGGCGAGCTCAAAGAGCTGAGGCTCTCTCTTTCGAATCTGAGAGCCGGATTCAGCGAGGAGGAAAAGAAATCCGACTCGGCCGAGGAGCTCAGAAGAGCCGTTGAAAGGCTCAGCGGATTTGAGAGCGATGTAAGCTCATTTGTCCAGCAGCCAAAGGCCTCTGAAGATGAAAATCGCCATGTTTACTGGATTGAAAAGGGCGGAAAGAAGCAGTTTCCAAGATACAACCTCAGAAGCGCCCCGATAAACGCAGGCAAAGACCTCAAGGAGTGTTTGTTTGATAAATTCGAGTCTGTAGCTCTTACCAGCGCAACGCTAAGCTGTTCATCCGGGAAGAAGGGATTTTCGTTTTTCGCAGGCAACGTGGGGCTTGAAGAATACGATTCGCTTATGCTCGGGAGCTTCTTCGACTACAAGAAAAACGTGAAGGTAGTAGCGGAGGCAGACCTGCCCGAACCCTCAAGCCCTGATTTTCTATCCTCAGCGGCCCAGGTCCTTAAAGGCTGGATAGCAGACGCCGGCGGCGGAACGCTCATACTCTTCACCAGCTACTATATGCTGAAAAATTTTGCCGAAGAGCTTGAATACTGGGCATTCGAAAACGGGAAAGAAATCTTTATGCAGCAAAAGGGGATCTCTCGCACGAGGCTTGTGGAAAGATTCAAAAACAGCGACAGCGGGATACTCCTCGGCACTGAAAGCTTCTGGCAGGGGGTTGACCTGCCCGGCGATGCTCTGAAGTGCGTTGCGATAATGCGGCTTCCATTTGCCGTGCCCAACCATCCTCTCACGCAGGGAAAAATCGAACAGATCAAAGCAAACGGCGAGAATCCGTTTATAAGCTTTCAGCTCCCCTCAGCGATCATACGCTTCAAACAGGGCTTCGGAAGGCTGATACGAAGAAAGACCGATTCGGGAACTGTTGTGATATTAGACAGCAGAGTGATGAAGAAATTCTACGGCAGAAAATTCCTCGAAGTGCTTCCCGAATGCAGTATGTTCGCAAAATCACAGGGCGAGCTCCACCCGCTGAATATCAATAAGACAAACGAGCATTAA
- a CDS encoding type II secretion system protein, whose amino-acid sequence MINKKPSKAFTMIELLVVISIIALLISILLPALSLVREKASVARVNAELRQIGICIEMYTEDNGGKHPPTREDCSVRWHDHQLPPELVEGGYLSPPEEKSGMSAGIEDPYNKGNTYKYRAVGELYQNGRYMEDLKKSYLYVPKGFPAENPRSRPESDIKYTNPNVSPVTWVLYSQGPEFDQWQMIKEKNGPVPRRVWYDSKERKGVIVRMKLRGKPYDHIGTFKD is encoded by the coding sequence ATGATAAATAAAAAGCCTTCAAAAGCTTTTACAATGATAGAGCTTCTGGTGGTGATATCGATTATCGCCCTTCTGATATCGATATTGCTTCCGGCTCTTTCTCTTGTTCGCGAGAAGGCTTCAGTTGCGAGGGTGAATGCTGAGCTCAGGCAGATTGGAATCTGCATTGAGATGTACACCGAAGATAACGGCGGCAAACACCCTCCAACCAGAGAGGACTGCTCCGTTCGCTGGCACGACCACCAGCTCCCTCCCGAACTGGTGGAAGGGGGATATTTATCTCCGCCGGAAGAGAAGAGCGGGATGTCCGCGGGGATAGAAGACCCGTACAACAAAGGAAATACATACAAATACAGAGCAGTTGGGGAGCTATATCAGAACGGCCGGTATATGGAAGATTTGAAGAAATCTTACCTTTACGTGCCGAAGGGATTCCCTGCTGAAAATCCGAGAAGCAGACCAGAGAGCGACATAAAATACACAAACCCGAATGTATCCCCTGTTACGTGGGTGCTCTACAGTCAGGGGCCGGAGTTTGATCAGTGGCAGATGATAAAGGAAAAAAACGGCCCAGTGCCGAGGCGAGTATGGTACGACAGCAAAGAGAGAAAAGGTGTGATAGTTCGAATGAAACTAAGAGGCAAGCCGTATGACCATATCGGCACATTCAAAGATTAG
- a CDS encoding glycosyl hydrolase, translated as MIAMFSFRKVMCILITLAAGISANALQASTFFKSNDLIIPNQIQTTGELTAAVNCGNSANPVTIAGISFSTDTGNITSGGGDFENATKYTASLSDPSDPNGLNFVSTGIKSGWNGFIEIALSELEPGETYRLQAITGPSWSWCGQELILPVDEDSSGQLDSTFLNGSTGATADLLGGIWRCRNESETIRINFSDHDGSTGQLLGYVLHKLTNNGSGLALKIYSEPGLYGDSCEIDTFDIYSGSDIPAGMDNQAASILLKKGHQAVLGVNEDGTGGSRCYTAYATDLIVNLPAELAGDVSFVRVLEVNYLGKKGVCTGRDSPVNQQWFYNWGSGSSSSPEYEFVPMSWGKNGADEMSDIDYYASKPYVTHLLGFNEVDNCEGQSGQWYNMCDQTVSIQYFSNLQMAGLRLGSPACRENAVFTWLPYFADLAEQQDIRMDFIGVHWYDWGSNPSVNTNPDPANVFRRFKHYLNRVHKLYKKPIWITEFNANKFRERPIQDGFLQLALPYLEKLGYIERYSYFEPNGGFGTFVEDGELTSTGLIYRNQPTRPNQANNSLPLGWDNRDIGSPAESGVCYYSEGIYTVCGGGDDIWGSSDNFHYASFDAEGDGFITAKVESMVNTSDWAKAGVMVRQGLTSDSKHAMMACTAGQGASFQYREQQAGESDSVKDASASSTGWLRIEKDGNVLTGWYSSDGSDWRVVGSKTIDIAGGFKVGLCATAHDDSKLTDVIFSNVHSNWDKSVCDIDSDLEISLADLSLFSSEWLASSSSERKTRCDFNTDSSIDMLDLSVFAENWK; from the coding sequence ATGATTGCAATGTTCAGTTTTCGCAAAGTTATGTGTATCCTTATCACTTTAGCAGCCGGCATCTCAGCAAATGCCCTGCAAGCCTCCACCTTTTTCAAATCCAACGATTTGATCATTCCCAACCAAATCCAGACCACCGGAGAGCTTACTGCCGCAGTAAACTGCGGAAATTCCGCTAATCCAGTAACAATAGCTGGAATCAGCTTCTCCACCGATACGGGAAATATCACATCAGGCGGGGGAGATTTCGAAAACGCAACCAAATACACAGCGAGCCTTTCAGATCCTTCCGATCCGAATGGGTTGAATTTTGTTTCTACCGGGATTAAATCCGGCTGGAACGGATTCATCGAAATTGCCCTCAGCGAATTAGAGCCCGGAGAAACCTACAGGCTTCAGGCGATAACAGGGCCTTCATGGAGCTGGTGCGGACAGGAGCTGATATTACCAGTAGATGAAGACAGCAGCGGACAGCTCGACAGCACATTTCTCAACGGCAGTACCGGAGCAACCGCTGACTTGCTCGGCGGAATATGGCGGTGTAGAAATGAGAGCGAAACAATACGCATTAATTTTAGCGACCACGACGGCTCGACCGGGCAGCTTCTCGGCTACGTTCTGCATAAGCTAACCAACAATGGTTCAGGGCTGGCTCTCAAGATATACTCAGAGCCAGGGCTTTACGGCGACTCCTGCGAAATCGACACATTTGACATTTACAGCGGGTCAGATATACCCGCAGGTATGGATAATCAAGCAGCCTCAATACTCCTGAAGAAGGGGCATCAGGCAGTGCTTGGCGTAAACGAGGACGGAACCGGCGGAAGCCGATGCTATACGGCCTACGCCACAGACCTGATTGTTAATCTGCCCGCAGAGCTTGCGGGGGATGTTTCTTTTGTGCGTGTGCTGGAAGTGAATTACCTCGGGAAAAAAGGTGTATGCACAGGGCGTGATTCACCAGTAAACCAGCAGTGGTTCTACAACTGGGGCTCTGGGAGCAGCTCCTCGCCAGAGTATGAATTCGTTCCGATGAGCTGGGGGAAAAACGGGGCGGATGAGATGTCTGATATTGACTATTACGCTTCTAAGCCTTACGTAACCCACCTTCTCGGCTTCAACGAGGTTGACAACTGCGAAGGTCAATCCGGGCAGTGGTACAATATGTGCGACCAGACCGTATCAATTCAGTATTTCAGCAACCTCCAGATGGCAGGACTGAGGCTCGGGTCTCCCGCGTGCAGGGAGAATGCTGTTTTTACTTGGCTGCCTTACTTTGCCGATTTGGCAGAGCAGCAGGATATCAGGATGGATTTTATCGGCGTACACTGGTACGACTGGGGCAGCAATCCTTCGGTAAACACAAATCCAGATCCCGCAAATGTTTTCCGCAGGTTCAAGCATTACCTAAACCGCGTGCATAAGCTTTATAAAAAGCCGATATGGATAACTGAATTCAACGCCAACAAATTCAGAGAGAGGCCGATTCAGGATGGATTCCTGCAGCTTGCACTGCCCTACCTCGAAAAACTCGGCTACATTGAAAGGTATTCGTATTTCGAGCCTAACGGCGGATTCGGCACGTTTGTAGAAGACGGCGAGCTCACATCCACAGGCCTTATCTACCGCAACCAGCCTACAAGGCCAAATCAGGCAAACAACAGCCTGCCTCTGGGATGGGATAATCGCGATATAGGCTCGCCGGCAGAGAGCGGGGTATGCTATTATTCAGAAGGCATTTACACCGTTTGCGGGGGCGGAGATGATATATGGGGCAGCTCAGACAACTTCCATTACGCATCCTTTGATGCCGAGGGAGACGGATTCATCACCGCCAAGGTTGAAAGTATGGTAAATACGAGCGACTGGGCGAAGGCAGGCGTGATGGTGAGGCAGGGCCTGACCAGCGATTCCAAACACGCTATGATGGCATGCACTGCCGGGCAGGGAGCGAGCTTCCAGTATCGAGAGCAGCAGGCCGGCGAGAGCGACAGCGTAAAGGATGCTTCCGCCAGCTCCACAGGCTGGCTTCGGATAGAGAAAGATGGGAATGTATTAACCGGCTGGTACTCCTCCGATGGTTCAGACTGGCGGGTTGTAGGCTCGAAAACTATCGATATCGCCGGCGGGTTCAAGGTTGGCCTCTGCGCAACAGCTCACGATGACAGCAAGCTCACAGACGTAATCTTCTCGAATGTACACAGCAATTGGGATAAATCAGTTTGCGATATAGACAGCGATCTGGAGATAAGTCTTGCAGATTTATCGCTGTTCAGCTCAGAATGGCTCGCAAGCTCAAGCAGCGAGAGAAAAACGAGATGCGATTTTAACACCGACAGCTCAATAGATATGCTGGATTTGTCTGTCTTCGCTGAGAACTGGAAATAA